In Clostridia bacterium, the genomic window AAACTAAGGTCGTTTTGTGCTATGGAAAAGTTGGCATAAGACAGAACTTCAGGATATATGGTATAGCGTGAATTTTGAGGATTTTGTCCAAAATAGTCAATAGTAAAAATGCTGACGCCTTTTAAATTAGTCGTCAAAAATTTTAATGTCTGTTCAAATCTTTTGCTGCTGCCTAAGAAAAATACAACAGGGGCTTTGCCGCCGAATTGTTCTATCGCAAGAGGGTCATAGTAAAATCTAGCATATGCTCTTACCTTGCCGTTTTGAGCCTGGTAAGCAGTAAAATAAAACTCTCTGCAGATATATCCGTCAGCCACTGTCTGATTGATGACATTAATTTCTGGATCATCGAGCTTAACAGAAAAATCATTCCAAAGCTCAATAGGGGAAAGCAACTCTCCCATAATATTTCCTCTCTCTTAAATGGTTTTTATTATAACATATCACTGCATAAAAGACAATTTATAAAAAACAGTTTTGCTTTTTAGTGATTTTTTAATAAAATGCTTAATTATTTGATAAAAATTGTATTTTTATCAAATTTTGTAAAAAAATAGTAAATTGATTTGAGCAAATAATGTAAGATATTACGAGATAGTTAAGGATTTCCTAGATAGTTTTGTATATTTATATTTCAAGAATTATGAACTTTTTAATTATCTAAAAATTCGAGCTTTTACAAGCTGGCGATAGATATAAGAAAAGGTCTGGTCATAAAAAATAAAAATAACATTCATAAATATCGCTAGTACAAAATAATGTCCGCCCACAATATCTACAAATGCTTTCATATTGAAAAGTACATAACTTGCCATTTTGAAGATTACATAAAACGAAATATTAAAAAGCGGCAGTAAAATTACATATCTTATCAAGTATTTTACAAAGCTGTTTTTTAGGTTTAATTTATTAAGAAAAAAAGATGCGAAGCTGTGCGGAGCAAACAAAACCATATAAGGGATGACTTCAGCTATGCTTGATCCGCCCAAAAACAAAACACTCAAAAGCGACACCGTTATGCCGCTTAAAAACCCAAAGACAATACCGCATTTTTCAAAGACATAATACAGCAATAGAGATGCCCCCAAAAACGGTACAAACGATAAGGGCAAATAAGCACCTAATAGTATTAATGCTAGTCCAAGAGCAGACAATATTGCCGTATAGGCTAATTTCTTTGTGTTTTTTAGAAACATCTCAACATATTGCAACAACAGTCAAGAAGGCACAAGGTAGTACAGCAATTGCTCAATCCCATGGCAGTATCAGGTTGAATAGGCTGATCTTGAACTTCTGGAGGTACTCCCATGGTGTAAGGATTGGCATTTGCATTTGCCATAACTTGTTCCAATCTTGATAAAGCTGTTTGATATTGATTATTATCAGGATCAAGATTAAGGGCTAATTTTAGTTGGGCTCGGCTTTCATCATACCAGCCTTTTTTATAAAATATTATAGACTGTAAAAAGTGCCAATGAGCAGGGCGTTCTGACATTTTATCCAAATGAGCTTGGGCTCCGTCGAGATTGCCGTCTTTTATCATTTGGTCGATTTCGCCCAAATCTGCGCCATATTCATATTGAATCTTTTCTTTTGAACGCATATTGAGAATTTCAGAATAGGCGTTTTCAAGATTCATAAGATTGACTGCACCGATTCGACCTTCTTCGCCTTCTTTAAATCTGTCTTCAGAATATTTTGCTTTTAGTCTTTTATACGCCGCTTCTATTTCTTCCATAGAAGCATCATTAGACACTTGCAATATGTCGTATGGGTTTTGAGCCATTAATTTCTTCCTTTTTAATACAGTATATATTTAATATATCACATATTGATAACATTAATATAAAAAATTTATTATTAAATCTTCTCTTTGTGTTGTTTTTTTGTAGAATTTAAAACCATTGAAAACTTGCGTCTTAATCCATAATAGACAATATTGGATAATAAATCTCTGCCTTCTTTTATAGATAAATGATTAAAATTTTCAATTGCCTGATTTATTGTTATATTGACCGCAAATTCTATATCAGGTTTGTTCTTATTTATAAATTCTTCTCTGTTATTATAATTTTTAAACTTAGCCAAGAAAGGATTGTATTTATTATGTTTATAATCGTCCTTAAGGTCGTCAAGAGCATCCATGAAATATACAAATTTTCCAATATTATATAAGAAGCTTTTTAAATATATATTTTCGTGATCGCCGTTATGCTTTTTTATTATAAAAACAGCACTGCGTGTGATCATTTTTCCAAAACAGTCTGAAGTCTGGTCAAGACTAGAAATGTTTTGTCTTTCTAGATTTAACAGATTTTGATATTCTTCTTTTATAATGTCATCTATTTCGGGCAAATCCTCTTTAGATTTTAAATAATGTTTTTTTAAAAAGTTTTGTGCTGCATTATATTTGAAACCGTCTTTGTCTATCACCTTGTCGGCTAGATTGTGATAAGCTAATAAGATGTTAAGATTCATAACATCTTTCAAAAGGGGATTAGGCTGAGCGATTTCTTTTCTTTTTATAGGATTTAAAATGCAGCTTTGAGATTTGAATTCGGGTATTACATTAAGATAAGCATGTAAAAAAATATTTAAAAAGGTAATATCATAATTGGTTGTCAATCTTGGAACATTACCCAAATATTTGGCTGTTGTTTTGCAAATACCGCAATAAAATGCTCTAAAAAGTAAAAAGTCTTTTTTAAACAGCTTGCTTTTGTCTGGTGTAATATAACCGTACATCTAGACAAATCCTACCTTCTTATACACTTTCCTGATAGTTTTGAAAGCTGTTTTTGAAGCTTTTTCTCTTCCTTCATTAATTATTTCTTCTATAAATGCTTTATCTTTTATAATACGGGAATATTCAGACTGTATG contains:
- a CDS encoding DUF5685 family protein codes for the protein MYGYITPDKSKLFKKDFLLFRAFYCGICKTTAKYLGNVPRLTTNYDITFLNIFLHAYLNVIPEFKSQSCILNPIKRKEIAQPNPLLKDVMNLNILLAYHNLADKVIDKDGFKYNAAQNFLKKHYLKSKEDLPEIDDIIKEEYQNLLNLERQNISSLDQTSDCFGKMITRSAVFIIKKHNGDHENIYLKSFLYNIGKFVYFMDALDDLKDDYKHNKYNPFLAKFKNYNNREEFINKNKPDIEFAVNITINQAIENFNHLSIKEGRDLLSNIVYYGLRRKFSMVLNSTKKQHKEKI